Proteins from a single region of Catenulispora acidiphila DSM 44928:
- a CDS encoding alpha-L-fucosidase: MTLFTPTWASVDRHVAAPEWFQDAKFGIYHHWGAFSVPAFANEWYPRAMYYPDGAERQHHVETYGDPQTWPYHRFIEGADDRSGRFVKFAPTLASAGGRFDPHEWAQLIADAGARFAGPVAEHHDGFSMWDSRVNEWNSVAKGPQLDLLSLFAEAYREQGLKLLVAMHHAYHYTGYFEHVPPQPTRSLRKLYGQLSKPEHDRLWLDKLKEVIDLARPDIIYQDVNLDKIEEPIVLEFLAHYYNRAGEWGTEVVATYKDGLTDKGQVYDYERGGPKDLTHPYWLTDDILTVDSWSYKPDLVYVPVELILHSLIDRVSKNGGLLLNIAPTAEGVIPDEQRTLLLAIGDYLRRYGESVYETRAWTVYGEGPTEMGGGSFVPPVAGTARDIRFTRDKPGRILYATVLGWPAGGLTIATLAAGRFDLGSLRAIELIGPETDAYIPLSDYRQDAAGLHIALPQSAPFSAAAYVAKLTFDGPIPSLDSKP; encoded by the coding sequence GTGACCCTCTTCACGCCGACTTGGGCCTCCGTCGACCGACACGTCGCAGCACCGGAATGGTTCCAAGACGCCAAGTTCGGGATCTACCACCACTGGGGCGCCTTCAGCGTCCCGGCGTTCGCCAACGAGTGGTATCCACGCGCGATGTACTATCCCGACGGCGCGGAGCGGCAACACCACGTCGAGACCTACGGCGATCCCCAGACGTGGCCGTACCACCGCTTCATCGAAGGCGCCGACGACAGGTCCGGCCGGTTCGTCAAGTTCGCGCCGACGCTCGCCTCGGCCGGCGGGCGTTTCGACCCGCACGAGTGGGCTCAGCTGATCGCCGACGCCGGCGCGCGCTTCGCCGGACCGGTCGCCGAGCACCACGACGGTTTCTCGATGTGGGACAGCCGCGTCAACGAGTGGAACTCGGTGGCCAAGGGACCGCAATTGGACCTGCTGTCCCTGTTCGCCGAGGCCTACCGGGAACAAGGGCTGAAGCTGCTGGTGGCGATGCATCACGCCTACCACTACACGGGCTACTTCGAGCATGTGCCGCCGCAGCCCACGCGGTCCCTGCGCAAGCTCTACGGGCAACTGAGCAAACCGGAACACGACCGGCTGTGGCTGGACAAACTCAAGGAAGTCATCGATCTGGCCCGGCCGGACATCATCTACCAGGACGTCAACCTCGACAAGATCGAGGAGCCGATCGTCCTGGAATTCCTGGCCCACTACTACAACCGCGCCGGCGAGTGGGGCACCGAGGTCGTGGCCACCTACAAGGACGGCCTCACCGACAAGGGCCAGGTCTACGACTACGAACGCGGCGGTCCGAAGGACCTGACCCATCCGTACTGGCTGACCGATGACATCCTCACCGTCGACAGCTGGTCCTACAAACCCGATCTCGTGTATGTGCCGGTCGAGCTGATCCTGCATTCGCTGATCGACAGGGTGAGCAAGAACGGCGGTCTCCTGCTCAACATCGCCCCCACCGCCGAGGGAGTCATCCCCGACGAGCAGCGCACCCTCCTGCTCGCCATCGGCGACTACCTGCGTCGCTACGGCGAGTCGGTCTACGAGACCCGGGCATGGACCGTCTACGGCGAGGGACCGACGGAGATGGGCGGCGGATCCTTCGTCCCGCCAGTGGCCGGTACCGCCAGGGACATCCGCTTCACGCGCGACAAGCCGGGCCGCATCCTGTACGCGACCGTGCTCGGCTGGCCGGCGGGCGGTCTGACGATCGCCACGCTGGCAGCAGGACGCTTCGACCTCGGCTCGCTGCGCGCGATCGAGCTGATCGGACCCGAGACCGACGCGTACATCCCGCTGAGCGACTACCGCCAGGACGCAGCCGGGCTGCACATCGCC
- a CDS encoding cellulase family glycosylhydrolase, which produces MHRSPLRKVRRRTGPRLAGFASLLLAITGMLLPATAHATAGAPAAAGPMRFLAAMQPGWGLSNTFDAIPDPTSWGNPPVTKALIDQVRSDGFHSIRIPVTWGGHEGAAPSYTIDPAFMNQVKQAVDWSLSDGLYVVLDVHHDSWQWISNMAGDPTGVLARFDATWTQIADTFKAESDKLVFESVNEPQFTNTTDTQAEALLDQLNTAFSHLIRATGSTNTHRYLLLPTLGDTPTKPLMDSLLNTIETLHDPDVIASFHYYGYWPFAVNIAGATTFDTTAQQDMTTDYQLAHDEFITKGIPVCACEVGLLGYDYTKPGVIERGETLKYFEALGDESRSTGIPTDYWDSYINRATLQPRDPDLFAQIQSSWRASSGTASSDMVFLPQASPIAAHSLTLNLNGDTFTGLTQGDVRLAQGRDYTVSGDQLTLTASLLTRLAGNGPTGPNATLQAHFSHGLPWQISVIVSSQPTLAAATGSTSSFAVPTRFNGDILSTMQAQYADGSNAGPANWTSYLEYSTAFAADYANGNTTLTSAFFDSLTDGAKVTLTFHFWSGATATYYVTKNGTAVTGTTS; this is translated from the coding sequence GTGCATCGCTCTCCGCTACGCAAGGTTCGAAGGCGTACCGGTCCAAGACTCGCCGGGTTCGCAAGCCTGCTGCTGGCGATCACCGGCATGCTGCTCCCCGCGACAGCGCACGCCACCGCTGGCGCCCCGGCAGCCGCCGGACCGATGCGGTTCCTCGCGGCCATGCAGCCCGGCTGGGGTCTGAGCAACACCTTCGACGCCATCCCCGACCCGACGTCCTGGGGCAACCCGCCGGTCACCAAGGCCCTGATCGACCAAGTACGCTCCGACGGCTTCCACAGCATCCGCATCCCGGTCACCTGGGGCGGCCACGAAGGCGCCGCGCCGAGCTACACCATCGACCCGGCCTTCATGAACCAGGTCAAGCAAGCAGTGGACTGGTCACTGTCCGACGGGCTCTACGTCGTCCTCGACGTCCACCACGACTCCTGGCAGTGGATCAGCAACATGGCCGGCGACCCGACCGGCGTCCTGGCCCGATTCGACGCCACCTGGACCCAGATCGCCGACACCTTCAAGGCAGAATCCGACAAACTCGTCTTCGAATCCGTCAACGAACCCCAATTCACCAACACCACCGATACCCAAGCCGAGGCACTGCTCGATCAACTCAACACCGCCTTCAGCCACCTCATACGCGCCACCGGCAGCACCAACACACACCGCTACCTGCTCCTGCCCACCCTCGGCGACACCCCCACCAAGCCACTGATGGACAGCCTGCTCAACACCATCGAGACGCTCCACGACCCCGATGTGATCGCCAGCTTCCACTACTACGGCTACTGGCCCTTCGCGGTGAACATCGCCGGCGCGACCACCTTCGACACCACCGCCCAACAGGACATGACCACCGACTACCAGCTCGCCCACGACGAGTTCATCACCAAGGGCATCCCCGTCTGCGCCTGCGAGGTCGGACTCCTCGGCTACGACTACACCAAACCCGGCGTCATCGAGCGCGGAGAAACACTCAAATACTTCGAAGCCCTCGGCGACGAATCACGGAGCACCGGCATCCCCACCGACTACTGGGATTCCTACATCAACCGCGCCACACTCCAGCCGCGCGACCCCGATCTGTTCGCCCAAATCCAGTCGAGTTGGCGGGCGTCTTCAGGAACCGCCTCATCCGACATGGTGTTCCTGCCACAAGCCAGTCCGATAGCGGCTCACAGCCTCACACTGAACCTCAACGGCGACACCTTCACCGGCCTCACCCAGGGCGATGTCAGACTTGCCCAAGGCAGGGACTACACCGTCTCCGGCGACCAGCTCACCCTCACCGCATCCCTGCTGACACGGCTGGCCGGCAACGGGCCCACCGGACCCAACGCGACGCTGCAGGCACACTTCTCCCACGGCCTGCCATGGCAGATCAGCGTCATCGTCAGCAGCCAGCCCACCCTGGCCGCCGCCACCGGAAGCACCAGCTCCTTCGCGGTCCCCACGCGGTTCAACGGCGACATCCTGTCCACCATGCAGGCGCAGTACGCCGACGGCAGCAATGCCGGGCCGGCCAACTGGACCTCATACCTGGAATACTCCACGGCGTTCGCCGCGGACTACGCCAACGGCAACACCACATTGACATCAGCGTTCTTCGACTCGCTGACCGACGGCGCGAAGGTCACCCTCACGTTCCACTTCTGGAGCGGAGCCACCGCCACCTACTACGTCACCAAGAACGGCACCGCCGTCACCGGCACGACCTCCTGA
- a CDS encoding LacI family DNA-binding transcriptional regulator — protein MTDDRSARPAGVAKRRDGPVTIAYIAESAGVSVPTVSKVLNGRPGVSDDTRARIEDLIIQHGYRKPPFRSNTLELVFRELESLWAVEIIRGVEQVARKHRIGVTVSEFGLHDSLPEPMDDMVFRRPKAVLSVAQLSDAEREQLAANGIPFVVFDPISELPEDVPFVGATNWRGGQTATRHLIGLGHRRIAMVRGPAGLMCFDARTAAYAFTMAAAGLPVDPELTVEAEPSKEAGYAAACGLFALADRPTAVFASNDLQAIGVYQAAREAGLRIPDDVSVVGFDDLPVAAWLDPQLTTVHQPLSQMAAAATELALALGRGEETPQLGVELATTLTVRRSTAPPKPAG, from the coding sequence GTGACGGATGATCGGTCGGCGAGGCCTGCGGGCGTCGCGAAGCGTCGGGACGGGCCTGTCACCATCGCCTACATCGCTGAGAGCGCGGGCGTGTCGGTCCCCACGGTCTCGAAGGTGCTCAACGGCCGGCCCGGGGTCTCCGACGACACCCGGGCTCGGATCGAGGACTTGATCATCCAGCACGGCTATCGCAAGCCTCCGTTCCGGAGCAACACCTTGGAGCTGGTGTTCCGGGAGTTGGAGAGCTTGTGGGCGGTGGAGATCATCCGGGGTGTCGAGCAGGTGGCCCGTAAGCACCGGATCGGGGTGACGGTCTCGGAGTTCGGTTTGCACGACTCGCTGCCCGAGCCGATGGACGACATGGTGTTCCGCCGTCCCAAGGCCGTCTTGTCCGTGGCGCAGCTGTCGGACGCCGAGCGGGAGCAGTTGGCTGCCAACGGGATTCCGTTCGTCGTGTTCGATCCGATCAGCGAGCTGCCCGAGGACGTTCCCTTCGTCGGCGCGACCAACTGGCGGGGCGGGCAGACGGCGACCCGGCATCTGATCGGCCTCGGACACCGGCGTATAGCCATGGTCCGCGGACCCGCGGGACTGATGTGCTTCGATGCCCGGACGGCCGCGTACGCCTTCACGATGGCCGCCGCGGGTCTGCCGGTGGATCCGGAACTGACCGTCGAGGCGGAGCCCAGCAAGGAAGCCGGTTACGCCGCCGCCTGTGGCCTGTTCGCTCTGGCCGATCGTCCCACCGCGGTGTTCGCGTCCAACGATCTGCAGGCGATCGGGGTCTACCAGGCCGCGCGGGAAGCCGGTTTGCGCATCCCCGACGATGTGAGCGTGGTCGGCTTCGACGACCTGCCGGTGGCGGCCTGGCTGGATCCGCAGCTGACCACCGTCCACCAGCCGCTGAGCCAGATGGCGGCAGCGGCCACCGAGCTCGCGCTGGCGCTCGGCCGAGGCGAGGAAACGCCGCAGCTCGGGGTGGAACTCGCGACCACCCTCACGGTGCGCCGGAGTACCGCGCCGCCCAAGCCGGCGGGGTGA
- a CDS encoding MerR family transcriptional regulator: protein MPGSTRSTPADRLDDDDYPAYTMGRAAEMIGATPAFLRALGEAKLIVPLRSDGGHRRYSRYQLRIAARARELVDTGTPVDAACRIIILEDQLEEAQRLNAELRRHAAENTAPAEGT from the coding sequence GTGCCAGGCAGTACCCGCTCCACCCCGGCCGACAGGCTGGACGACGACGACTATCCGGCCTACACAATGGGCCGGGCCGCCGAAATGATCGGCGCCACCCCCGCGTTCCTGCGGGCCTTGGGCGAGGCCAAACTGATCGTGCCGCTGCGCTCCGACGGCGGCCACCGCCGCTACTCCCGCTACCAACTGCGCATCGCCGCCCGCGCCCGCGAACTCGTCGACACCGGCACCCCCGTCGACGCCGCCTGCCGCATCATCATCCTGGAAGACCAACTCGAAGAAGCCCAACGCCTCAACGCCGAACTCCGCCGACACGCAGCAGAGAACACCGCGCCCGCCGAGGGAACATGA
- a CDS encoding GNAT family N-acetyltransferase, translating into METYEDLPAELMTERLRLRQWHSSDAEEYRGLWLERDPRVLRRIDAEGRPTVDDLREGITRNPQGAEPGLGLLAIELRVSGAFIGYCGLTVNGASFDEPEIAFEVARRAHGHGYATEAARAIVEAAARTGRRRLWATVREWNAASFRVLEKLDFHRSGRIDEDAEHGDSIWMTRVLDQA; encoded by the coding sequence GTGGAGACCTATGAGGATCTGCCAGCAGAGTTGATGACAGAGCGGCTCCGGTTGCGGCAATGGCACTCGTCGGATGCCGAGGAGTACCGCGGGCTGTGGCTTGAGCGGGATCCACGTGTATTGCGGCGAATCGACGCGGAAGGGCGCCCGACAGTCGACGATCTCCGCGAGGGGATCACTCGCAATCCGCAGGGAGCGGAGCCCGGGCTGGGTTTGCTGGCGATCGAGCTGCGGGTTTCGGGGGCGTTCATCGGATACTGCGGATTGACCGTCAACGGAGCGTCTTTCGACGAGCCCGAGATCGCGTTCGAGGTCGCCCGGAGAGCCCACGGTCACGGGTATGCCACAGAGGCTGCGCGTGCGATCGTCGAAGCCGCGGCCCGGACGGGCCGGCGGCGGCTGTGGGCGACCGTACGGGAGTGGAATGCGGCATCGTTCCGGGTGCTCGAGAAGCTTGATTTCCACCGGAGCGGTCGCATCGATGAGGACGCCGAGCATGGCGATTCGATCTGGATGACACGCGTACTCGACCAGGCATAG
- a CDS encoding glycoside hydrolase family 27 protein yields the protein MLRAAILAVVCALASPVGLVGSRVQAAVADSPARAAPAAVAAASTVSAPPIGWASWNTFAAQINYNVIKGQADALASSGMEAAGYQYVNIDEGWWQGTRDASGNITVDSADWPGGMKAIADYIHSKGLKAGIYTDAGKNGCGYYYPTGRPAAPGSGSEGHYDQDFLQFSQWGFDYVKVDWCGGNAEGLNAQNTYQAISDAIGRATAQTGRPMVLSICDWGNQSPWNWAPGMSALWRTSGDIIYYGQAPSMTNVLANFDAAQHPAAQSPGHYNDPDMLIAGMPGFTAAQNRTHLSLWAISGAPLLAGNNLSTMSSDTRAVLTNPEAIAIDQDSRGQQGVKVAEAQSGLQVYSKVLSGSGRRAVVLLNRTGSTATITAPWSALGLTGAASVRDVWAAVDRGSFTGSYAATVPAGQAVLLTVTGTDGTGGGTGSAKQIIGTPSGRCVDINNSSTTNGTQAQLWDCNGQSNQQWTPTATKQLMIYGTKCLDASNQGTTNGTPAVIWDCNGQTNQQWTINANGTITGVQSGLCLDASGAATANGTKLLLWTCSGAANQKWTVK from the coding sequence ATGCTGCGGGCTGCGATCCTTGCCGTGGTCTGCGCGCTGGCCTCGCCTGTCGGGCTGGTCGGCTCGCGCGTGCAAGCCGCCGTGGCGGACTCCCCGGCGCGTGCGGCGCCTGCGGCGGTGGCGGCGGCCTCGACGGTGAGCGCGCCGCCGATTGGCTGGGCGTCGTGGAACACTTTCGCCGCGCAGATCAACTACAACGTCATCAAGGGGCAGGCCGACGCGTTGGCGTCCTCCGGCATGGAAGCCGCCGGCTATCAGTACGTGAACATCGACGAGGGCTGGTGGCAGGGTACCCGCGACGCCTCCGGAAACATCACGGTGGACTCGGCAGACTGGCCCGGCGGGATGAAGGCCATCGCCGACTACATCCACAGCAAGGGGTTGAAGGCCGGGATCTACACCGACGCCGGGAAGAACGGCTGCGGCTACTACTACCCGACCGGCCGTCCTGCGGCTCCGGGAAGCGGCAGCGAAGGTCATTACGATCAGGACTTCCTGCAGTTCTCCCAGTGGGGCTTCGACTACGTCAAGGTCGACTGGTGCGGCGGCAACGCCGAGGGCTTGAACGCGCAGAACACCTACCAGGCGATCAGCGACGCGATCGGCCGCGCCACGGCGCAGACCGGCCGTCCGATGGTGCTGTCGATCTGTGATTGGGGCAATCAGAGCCCGTGGAACTGGGCGCCTGGCATGTCCGCGCTGTGGCGCACCAGCGGCGACATCATCTACTACGGCCAAGCCCCCTCGATGACCAACGTGCTGGCCAACTTCGACGCCGCGCAGCATCCGGCCGCCCAAAGCCCCGGCCACTACAACGATCCGGACATGCTGATCGCCGGCATGCCCGGATTCACCGCGGCGCAGAACCGCACCCACCTGAGCCTGTGGGCCATCTCCGGCGCGCCCCTGTTGGCCGGCAACAACTTGTCGACTATGAGCAGCGACACCCGTGCCGTCCTGACCAACCCCGAAGCGATAGCCATCGACCAGGACTCCCGCGGCCAGCAGGGCGTGAAGGTGGCCGAAGCCCAAAGCGGGCTGCAGGTGTACAGCAAGGTCCTGTCCGGCAGCGGCCGCCGCGCGGTGGTCCTACTCAACCGCACCGGCTCGACGGCGACCATCACCGCCCCATGGTCGGCCTTGGGACTGACCGGCGCCGCCTCGGTCCGCGACGTGTGGGCCGCCGTCGACCGCGGCAGCTTCACCGGAAGTTACGCCGCCACCGTCCCCGCCGGCCAGGCCGTCCTGCTCACCGTGACCGGCACCGACGGTACCGGCGGCGGCACCGGCAGCGCCAAGCAGATCATCGGCACCCCATCCGGACGCTGCGTCGACATCAACAACTCCTCCACCACCAACGGCACCCAGGCCCAACTGTGGGACTGCAACGGCCAAAGCAACCAGCAGTGGACCCCCACCGCCACCAAACAGCTGATGATCTACGGCACCAAGTGCCTGGACGCCTCCAACCAGGGCACCACCAACGGCACCCCAGCCGTCATCTGGGACTGCAACGGCCAAACCAACCAGCAATGGACCATCAACGCCAACGGCACCATCACCGGCGTCCAATCAGGCCTCTGCCTCGACGCCTCCGGCGCGGCCACCGCCAACGGCACCAAGCTGCTGCTGTGGACATGCAGCGGCGCCGCCAACCAGAAGTGGACTGTGAAGTAG
- a CDS encoding glycoside hydrolase family 6 protein translates to MVAHRHPARASSLALVVGAALLMPWWGVQAAQATSVAPAAAAAAHAANPFVGSSPYLNPDYVSEVQSQASADGSSAEAKVGAYQTAIWMDHIGAIAGDSSHLGLKAQLDKAETQAAGTTSPVEVEVVVYDLPGRDCAALASNGEIPATDAGLTQYESQYIDPIVAIEGASGYSNLRIVNFVEPDSLPNAVTNQSKSACAAATPYYEKGIAYALGKLHGIGSQIYNYLDIGHSGWLGWPNNMTGAGPEYAKVVQAATGGYATVDGFVSDTANTTPSDEPFLPNSNLTVGGQPLKSANFYQYNPYFDEHSYDEAMYSEFVSSGFPSSVGMIIDTSRNGWGGTSRPTSLNSSPTDVNSYVSANKVDLRPFRGDWCNVNGAGIGARPQANPYGSGDHVIADVWIKPPGESDGDYPSSSHSHGDPHCDPAGTQTDGNGGTYPTDAIPGYDVPAGQWFAFQFKQLVQNAYPALGGTTGGDTTPPSAPSGLTVASKTSSSVSLTWTASTDNVGVTGYDIYRGTTLAGTSATPSFTDTGLTASTQYSYTVKAFDAAGNLSSASSAVTATTSGGSTGGDTTPPSTPTNVTASGVTSTGATLSWSASTDNVGVAGYHVYRSGTLVGTTTTTSFADTGLTASTQYSYTVVAYDAAGNLSPASAAVSVTTSGGSTGGSGCAATYQIGSDWGSGFTANVTVTNTGTAPTKSWKVTWTWAGNQQVTSMWNAASQQSGHSETATSMAYNGAIAAGGNTTFGFQGTYSGSNANPTLTCSAS, encoded by the coding sequence GTGGTTGCACACCGCCATCCGGCCCGAGCGTCGTCCCTGGCGCTCGTCGTCGGCGCCGCGCTCTTGATGCCCTGGTGGGGCGTCCAAGCGGCTCAGGCAACGTCAGTAGCCCCGGCAGCGGCGGCAGCCGCGCACGCGGCCAACCCCTTCGTCGGGTCGAGCCCGTATCTGAACCCTGACTACGTCTCCGAGGTCCAGTCGCAGGCGTCCGCCGACGGCAGCTCCGCCGAGGCCAAGGTCGGCGCGTACCAGACCGCGATCTGGATGGACCACATCGGCGCGATCGCCGGCGACAGCAGCCACCTGGGCCTGAAGGCGCAGCTGGACAAGGCCGAGACGCAGGCCGCCGGGACCACCAGCCCGGTGGAGGTCGAGGTGGTCGTCTACGACCTGCCCGGCCGGGACTGCGCGGCGCTGGCCTCCAACGGCGAGATCCCGGCGACCGACGCCGGGCTGACCCAGTACGAGTCGCAGTACATCGACCCGATCGTGGCCATCGAGGGCGCCTCGGGCTACAGCAACCTGCGGATCGTGAACTTCGTCGAGCCGGACTCGCTGCCCAACGCGGTCACCAACCAGAGCAAGTCCGCGTGCGCCGCCGCGACGCCCTACTACGAGAAGGGCATCGCCTACGCGCTGGGCAAGCTGCACGGGATCGGCTCGCAGATCTACAACTACCTGGACATCGGCCACTCCGGCTGGCTCGGCTGGCCCAACAACATGACCGGCGCCGGTCCTGAGTACGCCAAGGTCGTGCAGGCCGCGACCGGCGGCTACGCGACGGTCGACGGCTTCGTCTCGGACACCGCGAACACCACCCCGTCCGACGAGCCGTTCCTGCCGAACTCCAACCTCACCGTCGGCGGCCAGCCGCTGAAGTCGGCGAACTTCTACCAGTACAACCCGTACTTCGACGAGCACAGCTACGACGAGGCGATGTACAGCGAGTTCGTCTCCAGCGGCTTCCCGTCCAGCGTGGGCATGATCATCGACACCTCGCGCAACGGCTGGGGCGGCACGTCCCGGCCCACCTCGCTGAACTCCAGCCCGACCGACGTCAACAGCTACGTGAGCGCGAACAAGGTCGACCTGCGGCCGTTCCGCGGCGACTGGTGCAACGTCAACGGCGCGGGCATCGGCGCGCGGCCGCAGGCCAACCCCTACGGCTCCGGCGACCACGTCATCGCCGACGTGTGGATCAAGCCCCCGGGGGAGTCGGACGGCGACTACCCGAGCTCCTCGCACTCGCACGGCGACCCGCACTGCGACCCGGCCGGCACCCAGACCGACGGCAACGGCGGCACCTACCCGACCGACGCCATCCCCGGCTACGACGTCCCGGCCGGACAGTGGTTCGCCTTCCAGTTCAAGCAGCTGGTGCAGAACGCCTACCCGGCCCTCGGCGGGACCACCGGCGGCGACACCACGCCGCCGAGCGCGCCCAGCGGCCTGACCGTGGCCTCGAAGACCAGCAGCAGCGTCTCGCTGACCTGGACCGCCTCGACCGACAACGTCGGCGTGACCGGCTACGACATCTACCGCGGCACGACGCTGGCCGGCACCTCGGCCACCCCCAGCTTCACCGACACCGGCCTGACCGCCTCGACGCAGTACTCGTACACGGTCAAGGCCTTCGACGCCGCGGGCAACCTCTCCTCGGCCTCCAGCGCGGTCACCGCCACCACCAGCGGCGGCTCCACCGGCGGTGACACCACGCCGCCCTCGACCCCGACCAACGTCACCGCCAGCGGCGTGACCAGCACCGGCGCCACCCTGTCCTGGTCGGCGTCCACGGACAACGTGGGCGTGGCGGGCTACCACGTCTACCGGAGCGGCACCCTGGTCGGCACCACGACCACCACGTCCTTCGCCGACACCGGCCTGACCGCCTCGACGCAGTACTCGTACACCGTGGTCGCCTACGACGCGGCGGGCAACCTCTCCCCGGCCTCCGCCGCGGTGTCGGTGACGACCTCGGGCGGCAGCACCGGCGGCTCCGGCTGCGCCGCCACCTACCAGATCGGCAGCGACTGGGGCAGCGGCTTCACCGCCAACGTCACCGTCACCAACACCGGCACCGCCCCGACCAAGTCCTGGAAGGTCACCTGGACCTGGGCCGGCAACCAGCAGGTCACCAGCATGTGGAACGCCGCCAGCCAGCAAAGCGGCCACAGCGAGACCGCCACCAGCATGGCCTACAACGGCGCGATCGCGGCCGGAGGCAACACCACCTTCGGCTTCCAGGGCACCTACAGCGGCAGCAACGCCAACCCGACGCTCACCTGCAGCGCCAGCTGA
- a CDS encoding arabinofuranosidase catalytic domain-containing protein — MEASSSAPRLLRLGIGLPRLVAALIVVIGMMIGAMVLPGPAHAAVSEPCDIYAAGGTPCVAAHSTVRALYGAYNGPLYQVRRSSDSTTANIGVLSAGGTANAAAQDSFCAGTSCVITVVYDQSGHGNNVAYQGPGGAGGTDTPSNATSESLTVGGSKAYSLYINPGNSYWHNGSATGMPLGSAPQGAYMVTSGTHVNGGCCFDYGNSETDRHADGAGAMDAIYFGTSCWFGGCSGSGPWVQADLEYGLYSGGSQSWNANQRAFSSRYVTAMLKNNGTSQFALKGGDAQSGGLTTLWNGALPPGYSPMRQQGAIILGSGGDCCASGGGNQSLGTFYEGAITAGYPSDATDNAVQANIAAAGYGGGSTGGGTAGEVHAVGAGKCLDVPNSSTAGGTQLQINACAGGANQVFAHTSSGQLTVYSGSTQMCLDANGKGTTAGTKVIIWACNGQPNQQWNVTANGTITGAQSGLCLDVTGAATANGSPVELWTCNGQSNQQWSLS, encoded by the coding sequence ATGGAAGCCAGCTCCAGCGCACCCCGCCTGCTCAGACTCGGCATCGGACTTCCCCGGCTGGTCGCCGCGCTGATCGTCGTCATCGGCATGATGATCGGCGCCATGGTCCTGCCCGGACCGGCGCACGCCGCGGTATCCGAACCCTGCGATATCTACGCCGCCGGCGGCACGCCCTGCGTGGCAGCCCACAGCACGGTTCGGGCGCTCTACGGCGCGTACAACGGACCGCTCTATCAAGTCCGGCGCTCCTCCGACAGCACGACGGCGAACATCGGCGTGCTCTCCGCCGGCGGGACCGCGAACGCCGCCGCCCAGGACTCGTTCTGCGCGGGCACCTCCTGTGTGATCACCGTCGTCTACGACCAGTCCGGCCACGGCAACAACGTGGCCTACCAGGGTCCGGGCGGAGCAGGCGGAACGGACACGCCCTCCAACGCGACCAGCGAGTCGCTGACCGTCGGCGGGTCCAAGGCGTACTCGCTGTACATCAACCCCGGCAACAGCTACTGGCACAACGGCTCGGCCACGGGAATGCCCTTGGGCAGCGCGCCCCAAGGCGCCTACATGGTGACCAGCGGAACCCACGTCAACGGCGGGTGCTGCTTCGACTACGGCAACAGCGAGACCGACCGGCACGCCGACGGCGCCGGCGCCATGGACGCGATCTACTTCGGCACCAGCTGCTGGTTCGGCGGGTGTTCGGGCAGCGGGCCGTGGGTGCAGGCCGACCTCGAATACGGGCTCTACTCCGGGGGCAGCCAGTCCTGGAACGCCAACCAACGAGCCTTCAGCAGCCGCTATGTCACCGCGATGCTGAAGAACAACGGGACTTCGCAGTTCGCGCTCAAGGGCGGGGACGCGCAATCCGGAGGTTTGACGACATTGTGGAACGGCGCTCTACCGCCGGGCTACAGCCCGATGCGGCAGCAGGGCGCCATCATCCTGGGCAGTGGCGGCGACTGCTGCGCCTCCGGCGGCGGCAACCAGAGCCTCGGGACCTTCTACGAGGGCGCCATCACCGCCGGCTACCCCAGTGACGCCACGGACAACGCGGTCCAGGCCAACATCGCCGCGGCCGGCTACGGCGGCGGTTCCACCGGCGGCGGCACCGCCGGCGAGGTGCACGCCGTGGGCGCCGGCAAGTGCCTGGACGTGCCGAACTCCAGCACCGCGGGCGGCACCCAGCTGCAGATCAACGCCTGTGCCGGCGGCGCGAACCAGGTCTTCGCGCACACCTCCAGCGGTCAGCTGACGGTCTACTCCGGCAGCACCCAGATGTGCCTGGACGCCAACGGGAAGGGCACCACCGCCGGCACGAAGGTGATCATCTGGGCCTGCAACGGCCAACCCAATCAGCAGTGGAACGTCACGGCGAACGGCACGATCACCGGCGCCCAGTCAGGGCTCTGTCTCGACGTCACCGGCGCCGCCACCGCCAACGGCTCGCCGGTGGAGCTGTGGACCTGCAACGGCCAGTCCAACCAGCAGTGGAGTCTGAGCTGA